In one window of Buchnera aphidicola (Cavariella theobaldi) DNA:
- the rpoB gene encoding DNA-directed RNA polymerase subunit beta: protein MVYSYTEKKRIRKDFGKRPQVLDIPYLLSIQLDSFKKFIKPDKDGQHGLEAAFRSVFPINSYNGNAELQYVSYRLGRSIFNVQECQIRGATYSAPLRVKLRLIIYDKEISETQVKDIKEQEVYMGEIPLMTNNGTFIINGTERVVVSQLHRSPGVFFDSDKGKTHSSGKVLYNARIIPYRGSWLDFEFDPKDNLFVRIDRRRKLPVSIILRALHYNTEEILDIFFEKNIFYIKDKKIQLQLVPERLRGETASFNIKKNDIIYVEKGRRITARHIQELKKNNIQSIEVPMEYLLGRVISKNYVDKITGNIIISANTELSLENLTQLYKLNISCIETIFTNDLDHGPYISETLRIDSANDRASALIEIYRVMRPGEPPTKEATENLFENLFFTEDRYDLSSVGRMKFNRSLLRKHIKGSSTLSKNDIIDVIKKLIDIRNGKGEVDDIDHLGNRRIRSVGEMAENQFRIGLVRVERAVKERLSIGDVDILMPQDMINAKPISAAVKEFFGSSQLSQFMDQNNPLSEITHKRRISALGLGGLTRERAGFEVRDVHPTHYGRVCPIETPEGPNIGLINSLSVYAQTNSYGFLETPYRKVRNGLVTEEIQYLSAIEEGNYIIAQANTNLDHNGYFTHDLVTCRHKGESSLFNAEQVNYMDVSTQQIVSVGASLIPFLEHDDANRALMGANMQRQAVPTLKADKPLVGTGMERAVAVDSGVTAVAKRGGIIQYVDASRIVIKVNRKETYADEAGIDIYNLTKYTRSNQNTCINQTPCIKLHERIEKGDVLADGPSTDLGELALGQNMRVAFMPWNGYNFEDSILVSEKVVQEDRFTTIHIQELACVSRDTKLGPEDISSDIPNVGEAALSKLDESGIVYVGAEVTEGDILVGKVTPKGETQLTPEEKLLRAIFGEKASDVKDSSLRVPNGTSGTVIDVQIFTRDGVKKDKRAIEIEEMQLKKAKKDITEEFKIFESSLFMHTKKILLSLNIDLTILNQLPREKWLTIDTKDKNIKKEIEKLLQQHRELKEKFEKKIETKRHKITQGDDLSPGILKIVKVYLAVKRQIQPGDKMAGRHGNKGVISKINPIEDMPYDEHGTPVDIVLNPLGVPSRMNIGQILETHLGMAAKGIGDQINAMLKKEEKVSNLRKFIQKIFDLGENLRQKVNLNTFSNEEIMCLANNLKNGMPISTPVFDGAQENEIKALLKFANLPSSGQITLFDGRTGEKFERPVTVGFMYMLKLNHLVDDKMHARSTGSYSLVTQQPLGGKAQFGGQRFGEMEVWALEAYGASYTLQEMLTVKSDDVNGRTKMYKNIVDGNHQMEPGMPESFNVLLKEIRSLGINIELENE, encoded by the coding sequence ATGGTTTACTCTTATACCGAAAAAAAACGTATTCGTAAAGATTTTGGAAAACGCCCTCAAGTTTTAGATATACCATATCTTCTTTCCATTCAACTTGATTCTTTTAAGAAATTTATAAAACCAGATAAAGACGGTCAACATGGATTAGAAGCAGCATTTCGATCTGTTTTTCCGATTAACAGCTATAATGGGAACGCTGAATTACAATATGTTAGTTATCGATTGGGAAGATCAATATTTAATGTACAAGAATGTCAAATACGCGGCGCCACTTATTCCGCACCATTAAGAGTAAAACTACGCTTAATTATATATGATAAAGAAATATCAGAAACACAAGTTAAAGATATCAAAGAGCAAGAAGTATACATGGGTGAAATCCCTTTAATGACAAATAATGGCACTTTTATTATCAATGGTACAGAACGTGTAGTTGTATCTCAACTTCACCGAAGCCCAGGAGTATTTTTTGATAGTGATAAAGGCAAAACACACTCGTCTGGTAAAGTATTATATAATGCGCGAATTATTCCTTATCGCGGTTCTTGGTTAGATTTTGAATTTGATCCTAAAGATAACTTATTTGTACGTATTGATAGACGAAGAAAATTACCAGTCAGCATTATATTGCGTGCTCTTCATTACAATACAGAAGAAATATTAGATATTTTTTTTGAAAAAAATATCTTTTATATCAAAGATAAAAAAATTCAACTACAACTAGTACCAGAAAGACTAAGAGGTGAAACAGCTTCTTTTAATATTAAAAAAAATGATATTATATATGTTGAAAAAGGTCGTCGTATCACAGCTAGACACATACAAGAATTAAAAAAAAATAATATTCAATCTATTGAAGTCCCAATGGAATACCTTTTAGGTAGAGTGATATCAAAAAATTACGTAGATAAAATCACAGGTAATATAATAATCTCTGCTAACACTGAGTTATCATTAGAAAATTTAACACAATTATACAAGTTAAATATTTCATGTATTGAGACAATATTTACAAACGATTTAGATCACGGACCATATATATCAGAAACATTACGTATCGATTCAGCTAATGATCGCGCTAGCGCTTTAATAGAAATTTATCGTGTTATGCGCCCAGGTGAACCTCCTACAAAAGAAGCAACAGAAAATTTATTTGAAAATTTATTTTTTACAGAAGATAGATATGATCTTTCCTCTGTGGGTAGAATGAAGTTTAATCGCTCTCTGCTTCGAAAACATATTAAAGGATCTAGCACTTTAAGTAAAAACGATATTATCGATGTCATAAAAAAATTAATTGATATCCGAAATGGAAAGGGAGAAGTAGACGATATTGATCATCTTGGTAATAGACGTATTAGATCAGTTGGAGAAATGGCAGAGAATCAATTCAGAATTGGTCTTGTTAGAGTTGAAAGAGCTGTCAAAGAAAGATTATCTATCGGTGATGTAGACATATTAATGCCACAAGATATGATTAATGCAAAACCTATATCTGCAGCTGTAAAAGAATTTTTTGGTTCCAGTCAGTTATCTCAGTTTATGGACCAAAATAATCCTCTTTCAGAAATTACTCACAAAAGAAGAATTTCAGCCCTGGGATTAGGGGGGTTAACTAGAGAACGAGCAGGATTTGAAGTTCGTGATGTTCATCCTACACACTATGGACGAGTATGTCCCATAGAAACTCCTGAAGGTCCTAATATTGGATTAATTAATTCTTTATCTGTATATGCACAAACTAATTCATATGGATTTTTAGAAACACCTTATAGAAAAGTGCGTAATGGTTTAGTAACAGAAGAAATTCAATATTTATCCGCTATTGAAGAAGGTAATTATATTATTGCTCAAGCTAATACCAACCTTGATCACAATGGTTATTTTACGCATGATTTAGTGACTTGTCGACATAAAGGTGAATCTAGTCTATTTAATGCTGAACAAGTAAATTATATGGATGTTTCTACACAACAAATTGTATCAGTAGGAGCTTCACTAATTCCCTTTTTAGAACATGATGATGCCAATAGAGCCTTAATGGGTGCTAATATGCAGCGTCAAGCAGTACCCACATTAAAAGCAGATAAACCGCTCGTGGGGACAGGTATGGAAAGAGCAGTAGCAGTAGATTCAGGCGTAACAGCAGTGGCAAAAAGAGGTGGTATTATTCAATATGTAGACGCATCTCGTATTGTTATTAAAGTAAATAGAAAAGAAACATACGCAGATGAAGCTGGTATAGATATATATAATTTAACTAAATATACTCGATCTAATCAAAACACATGCATTAATCAAACACCATGCATAAAATTACATGAAAGAATTGAAAAAGGTGATGTATTAGCAGACGGACCATCTACTGATCTTGGTGAGCTTGCATTAGGGCAAAATATGAGAGTAGCTTTTATGCCATGGAATGGATACAATTTTGAAGATTCTATATTAGTATCTGAAAAAGTAGTGCAAGAAGATAGATTTACCACAATTCATATTCAAGAATTAGCATGTGTATCAAGGGATACTAAATTAGGGCCAGAAGATATTAGTTCTGATATACCCAATGTAGGTGAAGCAGCTTTATCAAAATTAGATGAATCAGGAATTGTTTATGTCGGAGCAGAAGTAACTGAAGGTGATATATTAGTAGGCAAAGTAACACCTAAAGGAGAAACGCAATTAACACCAGAAGAAAAATTACTACGCGCTATTTTTGGTGAAAAAGCATCCGATGTTAAAGATTCTTCATTAAGAGTGCCCAATGGTACATCCGGAACAGTAATAGATGTACAAATTTTTACTAGAGATGGTGTAAAAAAAGATAAAAGAGCAATAGAAATTGAAGAAATGCAATTAAAAAAAGCTAAAAAGGATATTACAGAAGAATTTAAAATATTTGAATCCAGTTTATTTATGCATACAAAAAAAATACTATTATCTTTAAATATAGATTTAACAATACTTAATCAATTACCTCGTGAAAAATGGTTAACTATAGATACAAAAGACAAAAATATTAAAAAAGAAATAGAAAAACTCTTACAACAACATCGTGAATTAAAAGAAAAATTTGAAAAAAAAATTGAAACAAAACGTCATAAAATTACACAAGGCGATGACTTATCTCCGGGAATTTTAAAAATAGTCAAAGTTTATTTAGCCGTTAAACGACAAATACAACCTGGCGATAAAATGGCGGGACGACATGGTAATAAAGGAGTTATTTCTAAAATTAATCCTATTGAAGACATGCCTTATGACGAACATGGTACACCTGTAGATATTGTACTTAATCCATTAGGCGTGCCCTCTCGTATGAATATTGGTCAAATACTTGAAACACATCTTGGAATGGCAGCAAAAGGGATCGGCGACCAAATTAATGCTATGCTTAAAAAAGAAGAAAAAGTATCTAATTTAAGAAAATTTATTCAAAAAATTTTTGATTTAGGTGAAAATTTAAGACAGAAAGTAAACTTAAACACATTTTCCAATGAAGAAATAATGTGTTTAGCGAACAATTTAAAAAATGGAATGCCTATTTCAACACCTGTTTTTGATGGTGCACAAGAAAATGAAATAAAAGCATTATTAAAATTTGCTAATTTACCATCTTCCGGCCAAATCACACTATTTGATGGTCGTACTGGCGAAAAATTTGAAAGACCTGTTACAGTCGGTTTTATGTATATGTTAAAATTAAATCATTTAGTAGATGATAAAATGCATGCTAGATCTACCGGTTCATATAGTCTAGTCACACAACAACCTTTAGGTGGAAAAGCTCAATTCGGCGGACAACGTTTCGGTGAAATGGAGGTTTGGGCATTAGAAGCATACGGAGCATCTTATACACTACAAGAAATGTTAACTGTCAAATCTGATGATGTTAATGGAAGAACTAAAATGTATAAAAATATTGTTGATGGTAATCATCAAATGGAACCAGGTATGCCAGAATCTTTTAACGTATTATTGAAAGAGATTCGTTCATTAGGTATTAATATTGAATTAGAAAATGAATAA
- the rplL gene encoding 50S ribosomal protein L7/L12 yields the protein MSITQEQILEAVSKMSVMNIVELISAMEEKFGVSANMSMNSNNNVENNTVEEKTEFDIFLKAIGPNKVSVIKTVRSATGLGLKEAKDLVESAPTLLKENITKDDAESLKKTLEDVGAEIEIK from the coding sequence ATGTCTATTACTCAAGAGCAAATTTTAGAAGCGGTATCTAAAATGTCTGTAATGAATATTGTAGAACTTATTTCTGCAATGGAAGAAAAATTCGGTGTTTCCGCTAATATGTCTATGAATTCTAATAATAATGTAGAAAATAATACTGTTGAAGAAAAAACAGAATTTGATATATTTCTAAAAGCTATTGGACCTAATAAAGTATCTGTTATTAAAACTGTCCGTAGCGCTACGGGTTTAGGACTAAAAGAAGCTAAAGACCTAGTAGAATCGGCACCGACTCTATTAAAAGAAAATATTACTAAAGATGATGCAGAATCGCTTAAAAAAACACTAGAAGATGTAGGTGCTGAAATTGAAATTAAATAA
- the rplJ gene encoding 50S ribosomal protein L10, producing MALNLQKKKIIVSKIHDISNIALSAITANYQGIKVNTINQLRKNGREVGVKMSIVQNTLLSLGVHDTSFECLKKKIKGSTFIAYSMQHPGSGARLFKEFSEQNQNFKITGGVFEGKTLSLLEINKLAELPTYKEAIIKMILILKISSIGKLIYTLFAIKNKKENILTSTF from the coding sequence ATGGCATTAAATCTTCAGAAAAAAAAAATAATTGTATCAAAAATTCATGATATATCTAATATCGCACTATCTGCTATAACGGCTAATTATCAGGGTATTAAAGTTAATACGATTAATCAATTGCGAAAAAATGGACGTGAAGTTGGTGTAAAAATGAGTATTGTACAAAATACTTTATTATCTTTAGGTGTTCATGATACATCTTTTGAATGTTTAAAAAAAAAAATAAAAGGTTCTACTTTCATTGCATATTCTATGCAACATCCGGGTAGTGGAGCAAGATTATTTAAAGAGTTTTCGGAACAAAATCAAAATTTCAAAATTACAGGGGGTGTATTTGAAGGAAAAACACTTTCGCTACTAGAAATTAATAAATTAGCAGAATTACCTACTTATAAAGAAGCAATAATTAAAATGATATTAATATTAAAAATATCATCTATTGGAAAACTTATCTATACATTATTTGCTATAAAAAATAAAAAAGAAAATATTTTAACAAGTACTTTTTAA
- the rplA gene encoding 50S ribosomal protein L1 yields MNKKSKNQQKKNKQIDLKKLYHIDESITLLQKLSKAKFTESIDISINLGINPKKSDQNIRGSIILPNGTGRSVRVAVFTQGDNIKIAQKNGADLVGMEELAEKIKNEGVTFDMVIASPDAMKIVTTIGQILGPRGLMPNPKLGTVTENIADAIKNAKMGQICYRNDKNGIIHSTIGRINFHKKKIEENFKIFLESIKKSKPPHSKGVYIKKIVLSTTMGVGLTIDQSSLSI; encoded by the coding sequence ATGAATAAAAAATCTAAAAATCAACAAAAAAAAAATAAGCAAATTGATCTTAAAAAATTATATCATATTGATGAATCAATAACGCTATTACAAAAATTGTCTAAAGCAAAATTTACAGAAAGTATTGATATCTCAATTAATTTAGGAATCAATCCGAAAAAATCCGATCAAAACATTAGAGGTTCAATAATATTACCTAATGGCACCGGAAGATCCGTACGAGTTGCAGTATTTACTCAAGGTGATAACATAAAAATTGCTCAAAAAAATGGTGCAGATTTAGTGGGAATGGAAGAATTAGCTGAAAAAATTAAAAATGAAGGCGTCACTTTTGACATGGTCATTGCCTCTCCTGATGCCATGAAAATAGTAACAACCATTGGACAAATTTTAGGACCTCGAGGTTTGATGCCAAATCCTAAATTAGGAACAGTAACTGAAAATATTGCTGATGCTATTAAAAATGCTAAAATGGGTCAAATCTGTTATCGCAATGATAAAAATGGAATTATTCATTCTACTATCGGTCGTATTAATTTTCATAAGAAAAAAATTGAAGAAAATTTTAAAATATTTTTAGAATCGATTAAAAAATCAAAACCACCGCACTCAAAAGGAGTGTATATAAAAAAAATTGTATTATCAACCACTATGGGTGTTGGACTAACTATCGATCAGTCTAGTTTATCTATTTAG
- the rplK gene encoding 50S ribosomal protein L11, whose product MAKKIQSYIKLQVPAGAANPSPPIGPALGQKGLNIMEFCKSFNAKTEKIEKGLPIPVIITVYSDRSFTFITKTPPASILLKKAAGIKSGSNKPKIENNGIVTHAQIKEIAIIKKNDMTGSNIENIIRSIEGTAHSMGLTIKETE is encoded by the coding sequence ATGGCGAAAAAAATACAATCTTATATAAAACTTCAAGTTCCTGCGGGAGCAGCAAATCCAAGCCCTCCTATAGGTCCTGCATTGGGACAAAAAGGTCTGAATATTATGGAGTTTTGTAAATCTTTTAATGCAAAAACAGAAAAAATAGAAAAAGGGTTACCCATACCAGTTATTATTACTGTGTATTCAGATCGCTCATTTACGTTTATTACTAAAACTCCACCAGCTTCTATTTTACTCAAAAAAGCTGCCGGCATTAAATCTGGATCAAATAAACCAAAAATAGAAAATAATGGAATAGTAACACATGCTCAAATTAAAGAAATAGCAATAATAAAAAAAAATGATATGACTGGTTCAAATATTGAAAATATAATTCGCTCCATTGAAGGCACAGCTCATTCGATGGGCTTGACGATTAAGGAGACAGAATGA
- the nusG gene encoding transcription termination/antitermination protein NusG: MHESQKKRWYVLQAFSGFENRVAQSIREHVKLKKMEDAFGEVMIPSEEVVEMRGGQRRKSEYRFFPGYVLIHMIMTDSTWHLIKNIPRVLGFIGGKSDKPSPISDKEVEAIVNRLRQIGDKPRPKTLFEPGEMIRVKDGPFADFNGVVEEVDYEKNRLKVSVSIFGRSTPVELDFRQVEKN; this comes from the coding sequence ATGCATGAGAGTCAAAAAAAAAGATGGTATGTATTACAAGCTTTTTCTGGCTTTGAAAATCGTGTAGCACAATCAATACGTGAACATGTAAAGTTAAAAAAAATGGAAGATGCTTTTGGAGAAGTAATGATTCCATCTGAAGAAGTAGTCGAAATGCGCGGTGGGCAACGTAGAAAAAGCGAATATAGATTTTTCCCAGGATATGTTTTAATTCATATGATCATGACTGATTCCACTTGGCATCTTATAAAAAATATTCCGAGAGTATTGGGATTTATCGGAGGTAAATCTGATAAACCTTCGCCAATTAGTGATAAAGAAGTAGAAGCAATTGTTAATAGATTACGCCAAATCGGAGATAAACCTAGACCTAAAACTTTGTTTGAACCAGGAGAAATGATTCGTGTAAAAGATGGTCCTTTTGCAGATTTCAATGGCGTAGTCGAAGAAGTAGATTATGAAAAAAATCGGTTAAAAGTATCTGTTTCGATTTTCGGAAGATCCACTCCTGTAGAATTAGATTTTAGACAAGTAGAAAAAAATTAA
- the secE gene encoding preprotein translocase subunit SecE → MNINNNNQKKTKLLEKIKWLLIFVLLCIYFLSTYYLYKNYFFTHIIILFSLIGIGMSILLSTTQGKNSLVFLKKSYNEMQKIIWPQYKETLYTTFIIIIVTILISLILWSLDSIIFRLITFIISLRF, encoded by the coding sequence ATGAATATTAATAATAATAATCAAAAAAAAACGAAATTATTAGAAAAAATAAAATGGTTATTAATTTTTGTACTCTTATGCATATATTTTCTTAGTACATATTACTTATACAAAAACTATTTTTTTACTCATATTATAATTTTATTTTCGCTCATTGGTATAGGAATGAGCATTTTACTATCTACTACACAAGGAAAAAATAGTTTAGTTTTTTTAAAAAAATCATATAATGAAATGCAAAAAATTATTTGGCCACAATACAAAGAAACGTTATATACCACATTTATTATTATTATTGTAACTATTTTAATATCTCTTATCCTATGGAGTCTTGATAGTATAATATTTCGTTTAATAACATTTATCATCAGCCTAAGGTTCTAA
- the metF gene encoding methylenetetrahydrofolate reductase, with product MTFFNRRYQETLEKKLISNYKVNHCSFEFFPPKNILEEEKLWTSISKLSTLKPTFFSVTYGANSGERKKTYNIVKKIYKNTGIVSVPHMTCVDASPIELQKIAEKYWCSGLKSILALRGDAPHKNYIHDMYAVDLVKLLKKIADFDISVAAYPEVHPESKNYILDIINLKKKVDAGANRAITQFFFNIDSYLRFRDNCVQHGINIEIIPGILPISNFQQLQRFSALTNVKIPSWIFHMFDCLEKDFMTQEVIGSVIAVEMVKKLLGEGVKNFHFYTLNKHKVVYSICYMLGL from the coding sequence ATGACGTTTTTTAATAGACGTTATCAAGAAACATTAGAGAAAAAATTAATTTCTAATTACAAAGTTAATCATTGTTCATTTGAATTTTTTCCACCTAAAAATATTCTTGAAGAAGAAAAATTATGGACATCAATTTCAAAATTAAGCACATTAAAACCTACTTTTTTTTCAGTAACTTATGGTGCGAACAGTGGTGAAAGAAAAAAAACATATAATATTGTAAAAAAAATTTATAAAAATACAGGGATTGTATCAGTACCTCATATGACTTGTGTTGATGCATCACCGATAGAATTGCAAAAAATAGCAGAAAAATATTGGTGCAGTGGTCTTAAAAGTATTTTAGCATTACGTGGAGATGCTCCACACAAAAATTATATACATGATATGTATGCTGTAGATTTAGTTAAATTATTAAAAAAAATAGCTGATTTTGATATTTCTGTAGCAGCTTACCCCGAAGTACATCCAGAATCAAAAAATTATATACTAGATATTATAAATTTAAAAAAGAAAGTAGATGCAGGAGCAAACCGAGCTATTACTCAATTTTTTTTTAATATAGATAGTTATTTGCGTTTTAGAGATAATTGCGTGCAACATGGTATAAATATTGAAATTATTCCAGGTATCCTACCCATTTCTAATTTTCAACAACTACAGCGTTTTTCTGCCTTGACAAATGTTAAAATTCCTTCTTGGATATTTCATATGTTTGATTGTTTAGAAAAAGATTTTATGACTCAAGAAGTGATTGGTAGTGTAATAGCAGTAGAAATGGTAAAAAAATTACTAGGTGAAGGTGTAAAAAATTTTCATTTTTATACTTTGAATAAACATAAAGTAGTTTATTCTATTTGTTATATGTTGGGATTATAA
- a CDS encoding argininosuccinate synthase has protein sequence MINKKIKKIVLAYSGGLDTSAIIPWLKENYNIKVIAFVANIGQSQEDLNNIEKKALHSGASDCVVMDLKEEFIENYVYPMLQTGALYEGHYLLGTAIARPIIAKKQVELALDIGATALCHGATGKGNDQVRFEIAYASLAPDLHIIAPWRTWNLNSRESLLKYLHTRNISTTATLEKIYSKDENSWHVSTEGGLLENTWNTPNSSCWSWTIDPENAPQEPEYILLTVEKSCVIAINNKKLTPLQCLEELNKIGSKHGIGRVDIVENRIIGIKSRGCYETPGGTIMFTAIRAIEQLVLDRMSLNWREKIASEMSSVIYDGFWFAPIRQSLQAAAVSLASNVNGMVMLKLYKGSVIAVKKQSPHSLYSEEYATFSKDEVYNPSDAEGFIRLLSLSSRIRAKNK, from the coding sequence ATGATCAATAAAAAAATAAAAAAAATTGTTTTGGCATATTCTGGTGGTTTAGATACATCTGCAATTATTCCATGGTTAAAAGAAAATTATAATATCAAAGTAATTGCTTTTGTAGCTAATATAGGGCAATCCCAAGAAGATCTAAATAACATTGAAAAAAAAGCATTGCATTCTGGCGCATCAGACTGTGTTGTGATGGATTTAAAAGAAGAATTTATAGAGAATTACGTTTATCCTATGTTACAAACTGGTGCTTTATACGAGGGTCACTATTTACTTGGCACTGCGATAGCTAGACCAATTATCGCTAAAAAACAAGTGGAATTAGCCTTAGATATAGGCGCAACAGCATTATGTCATGGTGCTACAGGAAAAGGTAATGATCAAGTGCGTTTTGAAATAGCCTATGCATCTTTAGCACCAGATCTACATATCATTGCTCCATGGCGCACATGGAATTTAAATTCACGAGAATCTTTATTAAAATATTTGCATACTCGTAACATTTCCACAACTGCAACATTAGAAAAAATTTACAGTAAAGATGAAAATTCTTGGCATGTATCAACAGAAGGAGGATTGCTGGAAAACACTTGGAATACACCTAATTCTTCTTGTTGGAGTTGGACTATTGATCCTGAAAATGCCCCACAAGAACCTGAATATATCTTATTAACAGTAGAAAAAAGTTGTGTTATTGCCATTAATAATAAAAAATTAACTCCATTGCAATGTTTAGAAGAATTAAATAAAATTGGTTCAAAACATGGAATAGGAAGAGTTGATATAGTAGAAAATAGAATTATTGGTATAAAATCAAGAGGTTGTTATGAAACGCCAGGCGGTACTATTATGTTTACAGCAATAAGAGCAATAGAGCAATTAGTACTAGATCGCATGAGTTTGAACTGGAGAGAAAAAATTGCTTCAGAAATGTCTTCTGTTATTTATGACGGTTTTTGGTTTGCACCAATACGACAGTCCTTACAGGCTGCAGCGGTATCTTTAGCATCTAATGTTAACGGTATGGTGATGTTAAAATTGTATAAGGGAAGTGTTATTGCTGTAAAAAAACAATCTCCGCATTCGTTATATTCAGAAGAATATGCAACATTTAGTAAAGATGAAGTATATAATCCATCTGATGCTGAAGGGTTTATCCGTTTACTCTCTCTTTCATCTAGAATACGTGCAAAAAATAAATAA
- the argH gene encoding argininosuccinate lyase — protein sequence MTLWGGRFLEKSNQLFKKFNTSLLFDYILVKEDIIASIAWSKALMKSNILTKKEQEKIQTALFLLLSEIKNDKKDILMSGSEDIHSWVESRLIDQIGDLGKKLHTGRSRNDQITTDLKLWCKKKISLLLKNILALQKTFVLIAEHNYNVIMPGYTHLQRAQPITFAYWCLAYVEMLRRDVGRLEDAEKRLNTSPLGSGALAGTAWNIDREELAKSMGFASATRNGLDSVSDRDYVIELLSVASISMMHLSRFSEDLIFFNSGEANFIELSDNITSGSSLMPQKKNPDALELIRGKCGRVYGSLFSILTILKSLPLSYNKDMQEDKEGLFDTLQNWNICLCMAALILKNIKINRISCKKAAEKGYSNATEIADYLVKKGVTFREAHNIAGRLVLQAINEKKSLNNLNLSTFKLYSNLFEENIYENITLEACLTKRISKGGVAPEQVHQEIIKAKKRLHII from the coding sequence ATGACTCTTTGGGGTGGAAGATTTCTTGAGAAATCTAATCAATTATTTAAAAAATTCAATACTTCATTATTGTTTGATTATATTTTAGTAAAAGAAGATATAATAGCTTCTATTGCTTGGTCAAAAGCATTAATGAAAAGCAATATTTTAACTAAAAAAGAGCAAGAAAAAATACAAACTGCACTTTTTTTATTATTAAGTGAAATAAAAAATGATAAAAAAGATATTTTAATGAGTGGTTCAGAAGATATCCATAGTTGGGTAGAGTCACGATTAATTGATCAGATTGGTGATCTTGGTAAAAAATTACATACTGGGCGTAGTCGAAATGATCAAATTACGACAGATTTAAAATTATGGTGTAAAAAAAAAATATCTTTATTATTAAAAAATATTCTAGCTTTACAAAAGACATTCGTTCTAATCGCTGAACATAATTATAATGTTATTATGCCAGGTTATACTCATTTACAAAGAGCTCAACCGATTACTTTTGCTTATTGGTGTCTAGCTTATGTAGAAATGTTACGAAGAGATGTAGGTCGTTTAGAAGATGCAGAAAAAAGATTAAATACTAGTCCTTTAGGTTCAGGTGCTCTTGCAGGTACGGCATGGAATATTGATCGTGAAGAGTTAGCAAAATCTATGGGCTTTGCATCTGCAACACGAAATGGCTTGGATAGTGTTTCAGATCGAGATTATGTGATTGAGCTTTTATCAGTAGCCTCCATTAGCATGATGCATTTATCACGTTTTTCTGAAGATTTGATTTTTTTTAATTCTGGTGAAGCAAATTTTATTGAATTATCTGATAATATTACATCAGGCTCCTCTTTAATGCCTCAGAAAAAAAATCCCGATGCATTAGAACTTATACGTGGAAAATGTGGTCGTGTTTACGGTTCTTTATTTTCTATATTAACTATATTAAAGAGTCTTCCTTTATCATATAATAAGGATATGCAAGAAGATAAAGAAGGTTTATTCGATACTTTACAAAATTGGAATATATGTTTATGCATGGCTGCATTAATTTTAAAAAATATAAAAATAAATCGTATATCATGTAAAAAAGCAGCTGAAAAAGGTTATTCTAATGCTACGGAAATTGCAGATTATCTAGTAAAAAAAGGGGTAACTTTTCGTGAAGCTCATAATATCGCCGGTCGACTAGTTTTACAAGCTATTAATGAAAAAAAATCTTTAAATAACTTAAATCTTTCTACATTTAAATTATATAGTAATCTTTTCGAAGAAAATATATATGAAAATATTACTTTAGAAGCATGTCTTACGAAAAGAATATCTAAAGGTGGTGTAGCACCAGAGCAAGTGCATCAAGAAATTATAAAAGCTAAAAAAAGACTTCATATTATTTAA